DNA sequence from the Thunnus maccoyii chromosome 7, fThuMac1.1, whole genome shotgun sequence genome:
CTGGATGGCCATAAAAGAGGACAGGAAAATATACCAAAGGCAGATGAAAAACAgaagttacctggatgtaactccagttttATGAGTACGTGTGTAACCCATTAGGATATGTGGcacatattaaatatttattgcaTTTACCGTTCACAGCAATAGAGCAATAAAAGCAAGAACTCTCCCGAACCACATTTTAAGACTTCCTTTGAACCTTATCCTACCATAAAGTTTCCCACTCTGGAGGTAATATTAAACAAGGATAAGCTCCTAACTGTCTGAGATCTCAGTGTGGTACATTTCATCATGTATTCTTACAGTCATATATAGAAGAATATTCATAATACAGGCTAAGTGGGAAAACTGCATTAATGCTCAAGACTAACATTTCTACTGTACATATGGTACATTGTTTAGGGCAACATATCAGCCGCAGGTTTAGGATATTTAACTATTACTCCTCTCTCCAGCCAGACCAAATAAAATACTGGTTAACTTAAGAAATGCAAAACACACTGCACTCAGCACTGCAAAGCATAAATTTGATTAAATGTATGACTAGCTGTGTCTAAAGGggtaaaaataaattacagaacctgaagttttttttaaactaaaaatgtattgaagaaaaaatatattttcatatccTGCATTTTTACTGTGGTAGTGTTGTGCTGTAGTGAAGAATATACAGAAtatgcttttgtatttttttatttgcatttacatcatgtttgaaataaagCAATGTTTGTGGCagcaggttttaaaaaaaaaaatatttactggCATTATCACAAggagtttacaaagtgctctataaataagtGTGAAACCTAGAATATTTAAATCCAAGGCAACTGGACTTAGGTGTTTTTAAGAGATGAATGTTGGTGTGTAGGTGAGTTCAATAATGTTAGGATAATAATATCAGTAATGAACAAGTACACATAAAACCTATAAATAACAATGTAAAGCTGTTCATATGTGATGATTATCAATCTTTTTATTTGCGCCTCTAGTGGCTctgaaaatgtcactgtaaTATTTAAATCAGATGGACTGATATTACATTAGACATTCTGATTGAGGATGACATCTACTGACTTTTGTGATCACAAATAAGCAACATGTCATCAAAATTAAGTCAAGTAAACTTTAAACCCGATTTTACTGAGCAGCATCaattaatattacatttcaGATTAGGGTCAAATATTCTATGCCACATAAAATATATCTTAGCTGGTAAGAATCTGTGTATCAATAAAAGGTCTCTATAATAGCAAGGGTCATACAGATCTATTTTCTTAGAGGGAATGTGCAGTCCTGCTGTCTTCACACCCGCATGGGAAACAGGACGAAGTCCTGCTTTAGCCAAACACATTCCCATGTAAACATCATCAATGGGAAGAATGGTAATGGAGTGAGACATTTTGTATATGACCAAAGCTGTGTAGCCAGATAAGAGGAAGCCCCCACCACCACAGTAGGGGGGGTATGAGTCTGACTCCTGCACCTGAACTGGGATAAAATACTTGCTCTGTGAATCCCTAATGGGCCCCACATTCTGGATCAGATGGCCAGTAAAAAGGTGCTTGCTTCCATCATTGTCCTTGAGGCTTTGGAGATACTCAACCATGTTGTCTGTGTTGGCAAAGACGTCATCATCACCATTTAGCAGAAAGCGAGCATTTGGACAGTTTCTTTCCATCCATTCAAGGAAGAGAATCTGCTTCAAGGTGAGGTTGAAGAATGATTCATTGAAGTCCCATTGAAGGATGTCATTGTACTCGCATTGCTCCAGTTCAAGGATTGTGTTCAGTCTCTCCTTCTCAAAACCTGTATCCATTGTTCCTGAGATGAAGATCCTTCTGATCCACACACCATTGTGTAACCTCTCTTTAGCCCAGGTTTTGCGCAGCACCTCTCGGCGCTCGTAGTTCACAGGGGAACTTTTAATGACCAGCAGAAGGAAGACTTCTGCAGATTCATCAGCTCCTCCACATTTGTCAGGGATGTCCAGTAGCATGGGGAAATGGCGACAGTGACGATAGTAGAGAAAGTCTTTTATACTACCAGGAAGAGAGCTGAAGCCTGAGATGTTGACAGCAGACATATTTTGTTGACACCTTGACACATAAGAGTTGTTTTTGGTGCTTAGCTTCTTTTGACTGGCATCCTCACTCACATATAATTGCAAGTGTTTGGTTGCAGGGTGAGTAAATACACTTTTCCACAAATGTAAAGCCAACAGGCCGAGAGCTCCAAACATCAGGAGAGTTTTTGTCTTGTCCTTTCTCATCCTTgacaatgcaaaacaaaaacagtttttatatcAACAAGTCTCAGTCAGAAAAATAATGagtaaatgaagacatttaagCAATAAAGGTAATTACTTTTAGAATATACGTAACATTTAACAACAAGGTAAATACAATTCTAAGTAAGAAACAAGTGAGGAACAAATCAGATACtaactgattttatttcttcaaTTACACAAAGATAGAACTGGAGTAATTGTTTctggagccaaggaagaacaattaaaagtcaGCTTCAATCGGTAAcgttaaaaactacaaaacattaaaaactacaaaaaaaaaaaactacaagcCAAGCCAGATATCTTGGTGGActgactcagacctgaatttcaacagccacattaagacaattacaaagtcagcctactatcaccttaACAGTATATCAAGAATTACgggacttatgtctcagcaggatttggaaaaacttctCCATACATTTATCTTTGGTAGTCTCAAGTACTGTAacagtgtctttacaggtctgcactgcagctgattcagaacgctgctgcttgAGTCCTCAGTAAGACCAAGAAAGTAGAGCATATtactccagttctcagatctttacactggcttcctgtctgtcaaagaattgattttaaattactgcagttggtttataaagcactgaatggttaaAGGCCAAAATTcatctctgatctgctgctacgttatgaaccatccagacctctcgggtcgtctgggacaggtctgctttctgtttccagagtcaaaactaaacatggagaagcagcgttcagtttttatgctccacatatctggaacaaactcccagaaaactgcaggtctgctgtaACTctcaaatttgagggttaatatcttacactgcactgtaacttttattctcctgttttatctgtcttactctattttagcttattttttatttccaatcaatacttttcaattaaaatttaaaagtcTTTTTATATCGTCtcatgttgcttttatattcagtcttgatgccttttatgttaagcactttgaattgccttgttgttgtgCTAGAcaatactatatactatataatactataaatattataaacttGTCTTGCCTGTTACTGAATGGCTAAATGAATCTCAGTTAATGAATAGATACTGATAAGTTTCCTGAGAACAGATTGCTGGCTTCAGTGAATCAGTACCAAATGAGTTCCCAGATCTGAATCTAAATACTAACTATTTTTAAATAAGCTTTAACAATTAACTCTGAATCAAGTGCTAAATTCTAAAAAACAATAACTAATCATAACTTCTGTATTATGTaagtattgtattttttatgtattttacttgaAGATTAATCAAAATCTaggaaaacaaaggaaagcaAATGCATTGTCattattcatttgtatttatttagtttgtttaacagtttttataACTGTTAAACTAAAAACTATGAAACTTTAAAACCATTACACATCTGACCTTACACGTACTCCATTCTATTCATCAGCAGCAATAAACTAACATTTTGtttataacttttatttatttttattgtgctgtgaatagatttttatattaagcatttttaaaaaaacattaagttgTACAAACCTTATGCTGAGATCTAGTGTAATCTGAAGGATCCACTGGTAATTTTAATCAGAAATTAATCCAGTCTAGTATTTTCCAGGAAACATGTTGATTAATGGAAATTCAAAAAAATGAACACGGCCAAAGTGTATGCCTACTGCTAACTGTAAAAAATGTGGCCGTTGCTATCGTCTCCTGCCTCTCCTATAAGTTTATCACTAACTAGAGGGGAAGTATGTTGTATAGCTTGTTGGGTGGTGTTCGCAGTGTTTGCTGTGAGGTAAATGaagtgttaaataaacaaatactgtgtattctgatgaaaaaaaaaatctaaaatatccATGTATCCTCGTGTAAACTGTTACAAAAAAATCACTGTGAAAATCAACAGAATTTGCCTTATTTACCATTAATGATCACATCACCAGACAGACGTGTACAGAGCAAGTCAAGCAAAGCTACAATCAGATTTACTAGATTCAGTACAATAAGCCACCAACTTTCTTGgagtaaataaattaatttagaCGGATTCACTGTTTCAACTCCCTATATGAGGACATGCATGTCCATGAGAaaatttaagagacttaagaTTCACAGCCACTCCATCAAAAGGCATCTAGGCTAATCTTTTTTGGATTATTTGGCCATGGGGGTTTATGATTTAATTTGAATAAGAAGTGGTTTCAATTTGATATTTGACTGTATGTCATGAACATCTGTGCATTCAGACAAttgagacaaaacaacaacaaattaagACATTTAGCTGGTGAAATGCTGTGAAACCTAGTCTGACATCACTGTCCATATAATTTTATACCTTGAACCTTGGACCTTCTGTAACCCTGCTACACTCTAAATAGACACACCTTCGTACTGCTATATCTTATGCTACATTTCAGCTGTACATTAGAGCTGCTGCTTGTCTGTTTGCTTAACTTTATTGGGTTAAACAGTGCCTGACAATAAATATAcccttttaaaataattaataaaaggAATAGTTAGACATTTTAGGCAAAATGCCTATTCAATTTCTTTAAATGGGAAGTTAAATGGGAAGATTGATACCGTTCTCATATTTGTAAATATAAGACTGGAGCCAGAGGACAGTTAGCTTAggataaagactgaaagcaagGGAAAAAGCTAGCCCAGCACATCCAGAGCTCTCTAATTAATGCATTATATCTTGCTTGTTAAACCTGCCTACTAAAACTGAAATAGAGTCTTTCATCACTGAGATGTTGCCAGACAACAAGCAGAGAACCCAAGAAGTTCCTTGCCCCTTAAAAGCACAACTTGTCTTTTTACACTTATTTTTTggatggattaaacaaatgagatataattaatttatgagctttagaggtgctggtaggcagattttttttccaatagtAAATATATTGATATCAATATATAGGTTTATGATCAAATTTATTTCCAGAAAGTAATTAAAAACTGGacttaaatgcattaaaaaagatttctttttgtctcttgtcagtaattcaaaaaaacaaacgtaTTTTACTCTGAAACTTCTCATCCTCGCTGTTAATTTCGGTTGTCTAGGTCCTACCCATTTAATGATTCACCTAGCTCATATTTTTCCCATGCAACAGACTGTGCAAACAACATAATTTCCCAATGTCTCTGTATCAGAGAGTGTTGTTAGAAGCCACTGTggtatctcttttttttaaaattacaccTCTCTTTATATGGAGAAGAGAAATATGTAAAActagagaaagaaaataatttagGTGTAACaagaaacatgaaacatttttaatgatgaataaataaaataaaaattgactgaTAACTAAtgataatacaaaaatatcGTCTGTGTGGTGGTACAACAAATCAGTTTTCTGGGTATGTGTGGTTGCACCGACACCGGTGACCACACTGAAGTGGTCAATATCCACAAACGTTGTTGTGCATAAATTTGGCATTGTTGAATCATTGTTACTAGTATTAGCAGCATGACACTGGATTTATCTAATTGgttactttattttcattaaaagcaTCTGAAAAACGTCCAAACAAATCACTGAGAAATGATTACAAGGTCACCAGAGTTTTTTGAAGgatattcatattcatttatCATTCTGTTCAGTAAGCCCTCCAAAACTAAACTCCATAAAGAGGCCACAACCCAAGAGCATTTTTTCTAGatcacattacatttatttggcagATGCTTGTCCAAACTACTTCAAGTAAGTCTATTCAAACTGCCTGAGATTAAGAGCTATGTGTcatcaaaaacaggaaaagcttCCCTAAACAACTAAATAGGTGTTCAGTGCTACAGTGCAAATGCTTAgattgttttctcctttttagaAAAGAGACATAAGAAAGTGCTAGCATGGGCTGCTGGGGTGTAAATTGACAAGTAGGGTTTTCAATCTGTGAAG
Encoded proteins:
- the LOC121900559 gene encoding N-acetyllactosaminide beta-1,3-N-acetylglucosaminyltransferase 3-like, with the translated sequence MSAVNISGFSSLPGSIKDFLYYRHCRHFPMLLDIPDKCGGADESAEVFLLLVIKSSPVNYERREVLRKTWAKERLHNGVWIRRIFISGTMDTGFEKERLNTILELEQCEYNDILQWDFNESFFNLTLKQILFLEWMERNCPNARFLLNGDDDVFANTDNMVEYLQSLKDNDGSKHLFTGHLIQNVGPIRDSQSKYFIPVQVQESDSYPPYCGGGGFLLSGLRPVSHAGVKTAGLHIPSKKIDLYDPCYYRDLLLIHRFLPAKIYFMWHRIFDPNLKCNIN